TGCAACTGACCAATACTTAACAAATTGGTCTTTAAATCTGGGAcataaagaaaattagaaattatttgaGTAACATTCCTTTTATTTAGAATAGTTACCTGTCCTTTACCCATCACCAAGATCTTCGTATCATTGCCAAACTTCACATCATCTCTGAATGATTCATCAAGAGTTGAAAAAATTGTCTTATCTCCACTCATGTGATTACTGCATCCGGTGTCTAAATACCACAAATGCTTGTTGGTAGGTTCTTTTGTATGACAtaccataaataattatatctcTTCATCTTGCTCACCTTCTTTTCcaataaaattagattattCCCCATGTGTATCTAAGAAAGTGGTCCGACATTCTGATTTGTAGTGACCATACTTGTGACAACGATAGCACTCAACATTTGATTTGTCTGCTGACTGTGTTAGGTAATCGCCATGTCTTCTCCCTCTCTCTTGAGATTGGTTTCCTGATTTCTGTCGATAGCCATAGTTTCCTCTACCACGACCTCTGCTACGACCTCTGCCTCAACTTTTGTCATTGTGGCCATTCGATCTGCGTCCTCCATTGCCTTTAACCAAATGATCTGATGAAACTTTCAATGCTAATTCTGCATTATCTTGCtgttgtaattttatttcatgaacCAGCAAAGAACCTTGCAATTCATCAATGGATAAAAAATCAATATCTTTTGATTCCTCAATGGAACATACCATGTAATTAAACTTTGGTGTTAATGAGCAAAGAATTTTTTCGACTATAACCACATCCTCTAATTTTTCTCCAAATGTTCTCATCTTGCTAATAATAACCATCATTCTTGAGAAGAAGTCAGAAATGGTCTCCCCAGATTGCATCCGATGAAGTTCAAACTCTGAGCGAAGTGCCTGAAGCTGCTGCCTCCTTGCTCTAATTGATccccaaaatttctttttcatcgAATCCCAAATATCCTTTGATGTATCTTTGCAAAGGATGGTCTCCAAGGTTGAACGATCAGTCACTTGAAAGAGATAATTCTTTGCTTTAAGATCTTTCAATTTCTAGGCATCAATTTCTAGTCACTGTGCATCCATTGTTGCTGTCAACTCCAGAATTCCCATAGAGACAACTTGCCAATACTCCTTGGATCTGAGAAAATTTTCCATCAACATACTCCAATGATCGTAGTGACCATTGGAGCGAGGAATTGATGGTTGTACAGAACTATTAGAGGCCATTTCTGCTGAATAAAAGAGGGGAAAACTATTGTTTATCGCTAATTAATCTGGCTCTGTGATACCACTGTTGTGTGagaagcagatcaaagaaaataactttgggaagaaaaataattacatacaaTTCAGGGAGCAAATAGCCTCTTTAAATAGGCTATACAATTAACGTAAAAAGCAAAACTAACTCCTAAAATAATGGAAAGCATAACAACTTATTCAAAACAACTACTGCTTGTAGACCAGGACTATTGAAAAAGTGTAACAGGGAGATTGATTTTATGATTGTTTCAATCCAACGGTGATTTgagtttaaaattattgttgacttaaaaatttaagtaattctttttgtcgaaaccgtttttttttaaaacaaaaattctagtTGTCGgctttgaaaataaaactggagtcgccaccgatcctttattaagttgtgatcggctcaccttaaagaatattttggtctacgaattttgagaaaatgagttcgggagtcagttacgcacgaggaagggttagcaccctcgtaccgcccaaaatcggtaccaaattgatcatttaatgtctttgtgtcgaagggtaaaaagattttaaaatcaactcaaatgatgaaatttgaaagaggataatcaattgttcaagtcatgtaaagaaatcgagtcccaatacgttagggtacaatttctcaaaattcccgaactttgaatatcacttttattttatgtgaaaatcttcattttgagaaagcaatatgtcacacccaatacgttaggacgcgacaaattaagttcccaaaaatgatttttatactgatgcattttgaataaagaatattctcggttatttaatattaacaaagaaaatcagaacccaatacgttagggctcaatttccctcgaaaatcccaaacttcgaatattgtttttattcaaaaaaaaaaaacctttgagtcaagaaaataactttgatgtatggttaaaatcaaactatattttcaaaaagggtatgttaaaaagattaatgtgcaatatgaaacaaaactctaatttaaaacatatatgaataaatatttacaaagtatatatatacaagtacaataAGTAAATTTGCAAATATGTGTACACATATATTTAACACACATATACAATGATACATATAAAAAGATGGAATGGaatatatcaatcaaaactaataaaaatgcatgtgtgtatgaatataaaaatcgtaaaaataaaataaaaatataaaaatatgcttatgttaaaacacatatatacaagtatacaaaataataataataataatttctaaaaacatGAATATGTGCAAAATAAGGAAAATGCATatgcattataaaatataggtgtatacacacacatatatatatacaaatttatttataaaactattaaaacaaaatatatgaaaatatatataaactatgtgtgtataagaattaaaatatgtatgtatatatatatatttacaaaaaatgtataagtatatatcaataaaatataaaatatataaaagttaaaaagataaaaaataaaaatatataaaaatataaaacgtaTGTAAAGTATATGCATGCGTTTATAAAgtttatgaatatatgtattatataaagaaatatgtattcgtatactatataaaaaaaatgagcattaaaaaaaataaaatagttaacaaagtggactaaattgaacttaaaaacaaaaaaaatggggTAAATTCGAAATAAGTAAAAGGGAGGACCAACTTTAATGCGCAAGCAATAATggggaccaaaagggaaattattcccaccttccaaaacgctgcgcaacGAGGGACCAAGTTGAAACAGAAATGAAATTTGcgtctaatttaaaaaaaaaacaaaatgagtttaattgaaaaagcATCACAAAAAGCAGGGGCTAAATGCGTAATTCTACCATTAAAAGCCAGAACGCGCAGATCCTCCCCTCCGgttcgggtcaccgcgcgggtttGGCTatttaaaacggcgccgtttcatgTGCTgcataaatgaaacaaaattgaaaaaaaagaaaaaaaacaaaatcatttggtttctttttttaaaaaacaaagtgTGGCTCTGCTAGGGTTCTTTTAACCCATTCCGCGCCGTCGTCCGTCTGCCTCTTCACCAAAGCTCCGATGACGGCGGAGATGGTGGTGGCGCGGCGACCTTGACGAACAGGTAAGTATTCTtcccttcttttctttgttattttacgaaataataatgaaaaaaaagaaaaaaacgttTGCAAATAAAATGGACactgcaaaataaaataaaataaaaaccaccTTTGAAAAAAAGAGTTCTAAATCTGTATTTTCTCTGTGCTTTTTCGTATCTTTTTACACTGAAAATTCCCCCCCTTTGTTACAGATTTCACGGCTTTAAATAGccgaaatggaaaagaaaaggaaaaatagaataaaaaaatgaaaatctacTATGTTTCCCTTTGCTATTCTGTTTCGTTAGTGTTTGTTGCTATTTTCTCGCCGGTTTGATGGCCGTTGAAGAGGCGCGCTCGCACAGAGGGCCGTGCTACGACAATCGCGGAGGCGTGGGAGGGTGAGGCTGTTGCGGTGCCGTGTTTGCTGCTGTTGCCTAGggtttttctgatttttttagtattttgggTTAGGTTTGGGCTTGTAAAAACTGGGCTGCGccctattatttattttaatatgcccgggccaatttgggccgactacagctgcccctctttgctcgttgttgtgtaacgggaacagagcaaaAACTACAAGGCCCAATTGTGCCCAGTCTTACTGAGCCTCAACCTTTTTAGTGCTTCTCTTCTttaagtagcctcattcctttctactgcatcttcagaggtataggaacaaGTGCtccaatctattccactgcaatgtcagggagataTGATTCGTACATTGTAGCTTCTTACAAGAACAAAATTTactatctttaatctattccactgcaacttcagggagataagacttatagcttcaacttgttctgctaCAACCAAAAATACATCTGATGCGAttcactccactgcaacttcagagagatgggatctgcggttttaatccactctaTTGCAGCTTCAAGGAGATTGGATTGGTtacttctgtctgctccacagcaacctcagggagataagactcgtcATGATCAgttctctgcaacttcagagaaatAAGACCTACTATATTTGAtttacttcacgccaatacatgaagacaagatctgctttcttcgatctgttccaccaccagtatggggagataagatctgctaccTACGATCCACTTCgttaccaatataggaagataggatttactttcttcgatctacttcaccaccagtatgggaagacaagatctgttatctttgatctactccacgaCCAGTAtggggagataagatctgttatctaTGATCCACTccgctaccaatataggaagacaggatctgctttctttgatctgcttcgccaccagtatgggaagatagatctgctatctttgatctacttcacgccagtacatgaagacaagatctgttttctttgatctgcttcgccaccagtatgggaaggcaagatctgctatctttgatctacttcatgccagtacatgaagacaagatctatttttttcgatctgcttcgccaccagtatgggaaggcaagatctgctatctttgatctacttcacgccagtacatgaagacaagatctattttcttcgatctgcttcgccaccagtatgggaaggcaagatctgctatctttaatctactTCACGctagtacatgaagacaatatCTGAAATCtacaatctattccactgctgcccagggaaatagaattactggcttcaatgtactctacTGCAACCACGAGGAGGTAAAATcagccatcttcgatctgcttcgctgtccatgtaggaaggcaagatctgctatatttgatctacttcacgccagtacatgaagacaagatctattttcttcgatctacttcgccaccaagatgggaagacaagatctgtatctttgatctacttcacgccaagacatgaagacaagatctgcttttcttgatctacttcaccaccaagatgggaagacaagatctggtatctttgatctacttcacgccagtacatgaagacaagatctgtttcttttcaacctgctccactacaactcagggagataaggctttatgATTCCACCGACCTGTTCTCTGTGGAACGTGAcctgtatgatttattttatgaacctaattatgcctaggatgtcatgatcaaatgaatcaaatgctcctaactagacatgtatgaatgacatttgaatgaatgtagaatgtcatgaaaatgatattttaacgctTGAGTTATCattactccaagtttattaaggtttcatCACTAATGTGTTATAACACATTTTTGCTCAGCTGGTGTCTCcaaagaaacatttagtcagattgccccactgtaaccttcaaattttaatctACTGGGATgcaaaaatttgtaccatctttctctcgttgtaacccaagagtaaaaaATTTGGCATTTTCTCAATTCCCtactatcacaattcaaggatacagggtgtgaaactttttggtctcttacaccattcccagggtgttgtaccaaatgcttatgcacaaatgaagaaatcttctctaagaacaacttcttcttattattcggtgatcattgctttcttgtt
This sequence is a window from Gossypium raimondii isolate GPD5lz chromosome 5, ASM2569854v1, whole genome shotgun sequence. Protein-coding genes within it:
- the LOC105766915 gene encoding uncharacterized protein LOC105766915, translated to MASNSSVQPSIPRSNGHYDHWMTDRSTLETILCKDTSKDIWDSMKKKFWGSIRARRQQLQALRSEFELHRMQSGETISDFFSRMMVIISKMRTFGEKLEDVVIVEKILCSLTPKFNYMVCSIEESKDIDFLSIDELQGSLLVHEIKLQQQDNAELALKVSSDHLVKGNGGRRSNGHNDKS